A genomic region of Deinococcus humi contains the following coding sequences:
- a CDS encoding AMP-binding protein produces the protein MTRTDPPHGADSEGARAFQAARQVLLDHAGDPQAAYTAFRWPSFNTFNWALDVFAPLATRLGQAPALFWDGGELSYAALDARANQVANGLRTLGVQRGDRVLVMLGNTPDLWAVLIACFKLGSPVLPAATLLGSADVQDRVGRGQVKVVVTDEGNQVKFTDLPVHVVKVCAEDTAQPGWHSLNTTLQEPTTFTPDGVTQADDPALLYFTSGTTNRPKLVVHTHASYPAGHLSTGYYIGLKEGDRHWNISSPGWAKHAWSSFFVPLTSGAALYLDNSRFDAQATLNKLVQQRITTICAPPTVWRMLIQQDLGAYPVQLREAVGAGEPLNPEVIERVEQAWGVTIRDGYGQTETTAQVGNPPGAPVKPGSMGRPLPGFDVVLLDGQGQEADEGELNLRLGDVRPMGLMAGYDADPERTAAVLGGDTYPTGDIARRDEDGYLFYVGRADDVFKSADYRVSPFELESFLVTHPLVAEAAVVPSPHPERLCVPKAYVVLTSGVTPSAEVARELLGFARDGLSPHLRIRRLQFAELPKTISGKIRRVELCENTRQDMERGVRGELEFWEEDFPAPTSG, from the coding sequence ATGACCAGAACAGACCCACCCCACGGCGCCGACAGTGAAGGGGCGCGCGCATTCCAGGCTGCCCGTCAGGTCCTTCTGGACCATGCGGGGGACCCTCAGGCGGCTTACACGGCATTCCGTTGGCCGTCTTTCAATACTTTCAATTGGGCCTTAGACGTCTTCGCCCCGCTGGCCACCCGGCTTGGCCAGGCCCCTGCCCTGTTCTGGGACGGAGGCGAACTGTCGTACGCGGCACTGGACGCCCGCGCCAATCAGGTGGCCAATGGCCTGCGTACCCTTGGCGTTCAACGGGGCGACCGGGTGCTGGTCATGCTCGGGAACACCCCAGACTTGTGGGCTGTGCTGATCGCCTGCTTCAAACTCGGCTCGCCCGTATTGCCGGCCGCGACCCTGCTGGGCTCAGCAGACGTGCAGGACCGCGTGGGGCGCGGACAGGTGAAAGTCGTGGTGACGGACGAGGGGAACCAGGTGAAGTTTACGGACCTGCCGGTGCATGTCGTCAAAGTGTGCGCTGAGGACACGGCCCAGCCTGGCTGGCATTCGCTGAACACCACCCTTCAGGAACCCACCACCTTTACGCCCGACGGTGTGACTCAGGCTGATGATCCCGCGCTGCTGTACTTCACGTCCGGGACGACCAACCGCCCCAAGCTCGTGGTTCACACCCACGCCTCCTACCCGGCTGGCCACCTGTCGACGGGCTACTACATCGGCTTGAAAGAAGGGGACCGGCACTGGAACATCAGCTCCCCCGGCTGGGCCAAGCACGCCTGGTCAAGCTTCTTCGTGCCGCTCACCAGCGGCGCCGCCCTGTACCTCGACAACAGCCGCTTCGATGCCCAGGCGACCCTGAACAAGCTGGTTCAGCAGCGCATCACGACCATCTGCGCGCCTCCGACCGTGTGGCGCATGCTGATCCAGCAGGACCTTGGCGCGTACCCGGTGCAGCTGCGGGAAGCAGTGGGGGCAGGTGAACCGCTAAACCCGGAGGTCATCGAGCGGGTTGAACAGGCCTGGGGCGTGACCATCCGCGACGGGTACGGACAGACAGAAACGACCGCCCAGGTCGGTAACCCACCCGGCGCACCGGTCAAGCCTGGCAGCATGGGGCGACCGCTCCCTGGCTTCGACGTCGTGCTACTCGACGGGCAAGGCCAGGAAGCGGACGAGGGAGAGCTGAACCTACGGTTGGGAGACGTTCGCCCGATGGGCCTGATGGCCGGGTACGACGCTGACCCTGAACGCACGGCCGCGGTCCTGGGCGGCGACACCTACCCGACCGGGGACATCGCGCGCCGCGACGAGGACGGCTACCTGTTCTATGTGGGACGTGCAGACGACGTCTTTAAGAGTGCGGATTACCGGGTGTCCCCGTTCGAACTCGAGTCGTTCCTGGTCACGCACCCCCTGGTGGCGGAGGCGGCCGTGGTGCCCAGCCCTCACCCGGAACGGCTGTGCGTCCCGAAAGCCTATGTGGTCCTGACCTCGGGTGTAACGCCTTCGGCCGAAGTTGCCAGGGAACTGCTGGGCTTTGCGCGCGACGGCTTGTCGCCGCACCTGCGGATTCGCCGTCTGCAATTCGCGGAGCTGCCCAAGACCATCAGCGGCAAGATTCGCCGGGTGGAACTGTGCGAGAACACCCGGCAGGACATGGAACGTGGGGTTCGGGGCGAGCTGGAATTCTGGGAGGAGGATTTCCCGGCTCCAACGTCAGGGTAA
- a CDS encoding excisionase family DNA-binding protein, with product MTTPFLPTPADTEAARQQLLLIRRTPLPNRLAGILEDLLGQLAVGKAVQVVTLEPEITTQQAADLLNVSRPYLVKLVEEGTLPHRKVGPRRRLCLKDVLAYKARLEMQRQQALQALADDLQELGLD from the coding sequence ATGACCACCCCCTTCCTCCCCACCCCCGCCGATACCGAAGCCGCCCGCCAGCAACTTCTCCTAATCCGCAGGACTCCGCTGCCCAACCGGCTCGCCGGCATCCTCGAAGATCTCCTGGGGCAACTCGCGGTCGGCAAGGCCGTTCAGGTGGTGACCCTAGAACCAGAGATCACCACCCAGCAGGCCGCCGACCTCCTGAACGTCAGCCGGCCCTACCTGGTCAAACTTGTCGAGGAAGGAACGCTGCCCCACCGCAAAGTCGGCCCACGGCGCCGCCTGTGCCTGAAAGACGTCCTCGCGTACAAGGCCCGCCTCGAAATGCAGCGTCAGCAGGCACTGCAAGCACTCGCCGACGACCTGCAGGAGCTGGGCCTCGACTGA
- a CDS encoding type IIL restriction-modification enzyme MmeI: MHHTSLVNPAEFAAKWRMLAPRFSERAAYQEDWRDLCALLGEPTPSSALSGEDYAFEKHVKEMGTGETGFADVFKRNHFTVEYRGQGHCGSSRRPNVRSYAQANPKAPTRPTRCGAYPALHRRLR, encoded by the coding sequence GTGCACCATACTTCCCTGGTAAACCCTGCCGAATTTGCCGCCAAGTGGCGCATGCTCGCCCCCAGGTTCAGTGAGCGGGCGGCCTATCAAGAGGACTGGCGCGACCTGTGTGCCCTCCTGGGCGAGCCCACGCCCAGCAGCGCCCTGAGCGGCGAAGACTACGCTTTCGAGAAGCACGTCAAGGAAATGGGGACCGGCGAGACAGGCTTCGCGGATGTCTTCAAACGAAACCACTTCACCGTCGAATACAGGGGGCAGGGCCACTGCGGATCCAGCCGAAGGCCGAACGTCCGGAGCTATGCTCAGGCGAACCCTAAAGCGCCCACGAGACCCACGCGGTGCGGGGCATACCCCGCACTTCACAGGAGATTGAGATGA
- a CDS encoding PIN domain-containing protein: MGPVALLNASVLYPSLIRNLLMHQATAGLIGARWTDAIHDEWIRNLLEDRPDLSEDRLHWTRQQMEAVVHDATVQGYESLIPALVVPHPDDRHVLAEAITAEAELLATWNLRDFPTTAIQRYGLEVLSPDQLVTRLLVNTPEETKAAIEALRLLLRRPPIPSHS; this comes from the coding sequence ATGGGCCCCGTGGCCCTGCTCAACGCTTCTGTCCTCTACCCTTCCCTAATCCGCAATCTGTTGATGCATCAGGCCACCGCTGGCCTGATCGGTGCCCGGTGGACCGATGCCATCCACGACGAATGGATCCGCAACCTCCTCGAGGACCGCCCGGATCTCTCGGAAGATCGGCTTCACTGGACGCGGCAGCAGATGGAAGCCGTGGTGCACGACGCCACGGTCCAGGGGTACGAATCCCTGATTCCCGCTCTGGTTGTGCCTCATCCAGATGACCGTCACGTCCTTGCGGAGGCCATCACGGCGGAGGCTGAACTTCTGGCGACCTGGAATCTGAGGGACTTTCCAACAACGGCAATTCAGCGCTATGGCCTGGAGGTGCTCTCTCCAGATCAGCTGGTCACCCGCCTGCTGGTCAACACCCCTGAGGAAACGAAGGCGGCGATCGAAGCGCTCCGGCTCCTTCTCCGTCGTCCCCCTATTCCCAGCCACAGCTGA